The proteins below are encoded in one region of Coffea arabica cultivar ET-39 chromosome 4c, Coffea Arabica ET-39 HiFi, whole genome shotgun sequence:
- the LOC113738903 gene encoding BURP domain-containing protein 16-like, producing the protein MSDMPETIISLLSPLHGHDTDHLNLASIPNNATFCEQANLACKADVDGITPLSMAYGYSTHPSLDPVDPLSYFKKSLLFTQSIMVNLPNLESQFPKRAFLPLKLSAKIPMNAKDLETHFPQSFQKAMLRKNMEISLMHCSAPNLQGEEKGCFNSLEGVITFAQAALRANNHHIVALASSCQGTHQGSQVVIRSVHQVGANTSVSCHEIFFPFMAYYCHVLPSTQVFSVGVVSSKGLGAPDRGNGTILYAICHLDTSSWPKGHPAFKSLKTSPGEAEVCHWSTKSNIIWILGADYSQH; encoded by the coding sequence ATGAGTGACATGCCTGAGACCATCATTTCCCTGCTATCCCCCTTGCATGGTCATGATACTGATCACCTTAACCTTGCATCTATACCCAACAATGCCACATTTTGCGAACAAGCAAATTTGGCTTGTAAAGCAGATGTCGATGGCATTACACCCCTATCCATGGCTTACGGTTATAGCACTCACCCGTCACTTGATCCGGTTGATCCGTTATCGTATTTTAAGAAATCTTTGTTGTTTACCCAATCAATCATGGTGAACCTCCCCAATTTGGAATCTCAATTCCCCAAAAGAGCCTTCCTCCCACTAAAACTCTCCGCTAAAATTCCGATGAATGCGAAGGACCTGGAAACCCACTTTCCACAATCATTTCAAAAGGCGATGTTGAGAAAAAATATGGAGATCAGTTTGATGCATTGTTCGGCTCCCAATTTGCAAGGTGAGGAGAAGGGGTGTTTTAATTCACTAGAAGGAGTTATCACATTTGCCCAAGCTGCCTTGCGTGCAAACAACCACCACATCGTCGCACTTGCATCTTCATGCCAGGGAACTCACCAGGGAAGTCAAGTTGTTATCCGCAGCGTCCATCAAGTTGGGGCTAACACAAGCGTTAGTTgtcatgaaattttcttcccCTTCATGGCATATTATTGCCATGTCCTACCCTCCACCCAAGTGTTTAGTGTGGGTGTAGTGAGCAGCAAAGGCTTGGGTGCTCCGGACAGGGGGAATGGGACAATACTCTATGCCATTTGTCATTTGGACACATCTTCTTGGCCTAAAGGTCATCCAGCCTTCAAGAGTCTGAAAACGTCTCCTGGGGAAGCTGAAGTTTGCCATTGGTCGACCAAGTCTAATATTATCTGGATTCTCGGTGCCGACTACAGTCAGCATTAA